Proteins encoded together in one Tripterygium wilfordii isolate XIE 37 chromosome 14, ASM1340144v1, whole genome shotgun sequence window:
- the LOC120015087 gene encoding uncharacterized protein LOC120015087 yields MIQPSVYDSIPFQSNPTFSWITMSSPTKDKDSSIDQQQGQGHDHEDEDDVINNPIIGIGSSISSPDPTHANETTQTPTNTTEIQPSQTPPLSPTPPLITSSAGVSDISQINTHLLPSLTPPAATSVAGSSRRKRGRPSKESSSGGDGESSSSMPHKLLSGDHSSSGTEQPPIKCVVCGREFSSNKAYFGHLRKHPDRQWRGAYPPPVPAQVKKLGPTLLELANQTVARMSGTSGPTSYYSSSSRGSLDINLNNPPPPPRRDDDGALPFDLNMPPPLENEEQVEDPDDQPNNSTSDIL; encoded by the coding sequence ATGATACAGCCTTCTGTCTATGACTCCATTCCATTCCAATCCAATCCAACATTCTCTTGGATCACCATGAGCAGTCCTACCAAAGATAAAGATTCTTCCATTGATCAACAACAAGGACAAGGACATGATcatgaggatgaggatgatgttATTAACAATCCAATTATTGGAATTGGATCATCAATATCCTCTCCAGATCCTACCCATGCAAATGAGACTACTCAAACACCCACTAATACTACTGAAATCCAACCCTCTCAAACACCCCCATTATCACCAACACCCCCTTTAATTACTTCTTCTGCTGGTGTTTCTGATATTAGTCAGATCAATActcatcttcttccttctttgaCTCCTCCGGCTGCTACTAGTGTTGCTGGTTCTTCCAGAAGAAAAAGAGGGCGGCCCAGTAAGGAGTCCTCTAGTGGTGGTGATGGAGAATCATCGTCATCAATGCCTCATAAGTTACTGAGCGGTGATCATAGTAGCAGTGGTACTGAACAACCGCCGATTAAGTGTGTTGTATGTGGGAGAGAATTTTCGAGCAACAAAGCCTATTTCGGGCATTTGAGGAAGCACCCTGATCGCCAATGGCGTGGGGCTTATCCTCCACCAGTGCCAGCGCAGGTGAAGAAATTGGGTCCGACGCTGTTGGAGTTGGCTAACCAGACAGTTGCTCGAATGAGTGGGACATCAGGGCCAACTAGTTATTATAGTTCAAGCAGCAGGGGTAGTTTGGATATCAATTTGAATAATCCCCCtcctcctccaaggagagatgATGATGGAGCATTACCTTTTGATTTGAATATGCCTCCTCCCCTGGAGAATGAAGAACAAGTAGAAGATCCTGATGATCAGCCCAATAATTCTACTTCTGATATATTGTAA